A genomic segment from Triticum dicoccoides isolate Atlit2015 ecotype Zavitan chromosome 1A, WEW_v2.0, whole genome shotgun sequence encodes:
- the LOC119295345 gene encoding serine/threonine-protein kinase GRIK1-like encodes MSCCCCSCFGFLSKLHHRPAAGDSDGAPSKVLLLPRSSDGGSFYAGDNSSSFLGDESRSFYEREEEDYLLRQSDGDDEPPRKRSEDIILSRARNGFACRDSLVRDTRKLFRSEDETTGCKMINQYVHLGKIGAGSYGKVVKYRNIKDGRLYAIKVLSKPYMLKVRVVQSETAMTDVLREVSLMKMLDHPNIVNLIEVIDDPNTDKFYMVLEYVEGKMVCNNGIGLGEATSRKYLRDIVSGVMYLHSHNIIHGDIKPDNLLVTSTGNVKIGDFSVSQIFEDDDDMLWRSPGTPVFTAPECCQGSAYHGRTADTWAVGVTLYCMITGKYPFLGETLQETYDKIANDPVEIPGDTSPQLADLMQRLLYKDPGDRMTLQAVAAHPWVAVAEGPVPEFVCRCGFGRRNRSDSQEAVQ; translated from the exons atgagctgctgctgctgcagctgcTTCGGCTTCCTCAGCAAGCTGCaccaccgccccgccgccggagACAGCGACGGCGCGCCGTCCAAGGTCCTGCTTTTGCCGAGGTCCAGCGACGGCGGCAGCTTCTACGCCGGGGACAACAGCAGCAGCTTCCTCGGCGACGAGAGCaggagcttctacgagagggaagaGGAGGACTACCTCCTCCGCCagagcgacggcgacgacgagccgCCCCGCAAGCGGTCCGAGGACATCATACTCTCCCGGGCCCGGAACGGCTTCGCCTGCAGGGACAGCCTCGTCAGGGACACCAGGAAGCTCTTCCGCTCAGAG GACGAAACAACCGGCTGTAAGATGATCAACCAGTATGTTCACCTGGGCAAGATTGGTGCTGGGAGCTATGGCAAAGTG GTTAAATACCGAAACATCAAGGACGGAAGGTTATATGCAATAAAG GTGTTGAGTAAACCCTACATGTTGAAAGTGCGTGTTGTGCAGTCAGAAACGGCCATGACAGATGTTCTTCGGGAA GTATCCCTCATGAAAATGTTGGATCATCCCAATATAGTAAATCTCATTGAGGTGATTGACGACCCAAACACAGataaattc tacatgg TTCTTGAGTATGTTGAGGGGAAAATGGTGTGCAATAACGGCATAGGTTTAGGAGAAGCTACTTCCAGGAAGTACTTGCGGGACATTGTCTCTGGTGTTATGTATCTTCACTCTCAT AACATTATTCATGGTGATATTAAACCAGACAACCTCTTGGTCACAAGTACTGGCAATGTGAAGATAGGGGACTTCAGTGTTAGCCAGATATTTGAG gatgacgatgataTGCTTTGGAGGTCTCCGGGTACTCCAGTTTTCACTGCACCAGAGTGCTGTCAAG GTTCAGCCTACCATGGCAGAACAGCTGATACATGGGCAGTCGGTGTTACCCTGTATTGCATGATCACCGGGAAATATCCATTCCTTGGAGAAACTCTGCAGGAAACTTACGACAAG ATCGCCAATGATCCGGTGGAAATACCCGGCGACACGAGCCCCCAGCTCGCCGACTTGATGCAGAGGCTGCTCTACAAAG ATCCGGGAGATCGTATGACCCTGCAGGCCGTGGCCGCGCATCCCTGGGTCGCCGTTGCTGAGGGTCCGGTCCCTGAGTTTGTGTGTAGGTGCGGTTTCGGTCGCAGGAACAGGAGTGATTCGCAGGAGGCGGTGCAATAA
- the LOC119295337 gene encoding ELF3-like protein 2: MRRAGGKDGGEDKVMGPLFPRLHVNDTTLKGGGPRAPPRNKMALYERFSVPSQRFAANAANTAPAAAHRPAASYAAVSSASAGQIGGIDRPLFPSFCVPSNKPVRLPEHIKTNSSGRDGHATSGRLSTLLKSKDAYAAGSTAECSSSQRRDNNSNNNNNTKNSSGKKLTHDDDFTVPSVFCSGVRPRSNHEEVRIQENSTPFPATSPYKSGPTLSKPTAKFPNTDKRYLEGRNASDTRSMDSPSIIRDKAPANTTTNFLEAEERTSSFQFSAEKTMGKRDDKGSSYSRVKETSSINVSDKQHSRNEGHQARTRNENAAESQNAPKAGNGPYSTDIACNGASKLSEKGLRETGEKRKRSTGHHDVQRDDSSDSSVESLPDLEISPDDVVGAIGPKHFWKARRAIVNQQRVFAVQVFELHRLIKVQKLIAASPHLLIEGDPCLGSALVTSKKKTAAANVEKQLLSAKSKDDDDAQLTLQQAEYLKDNTEGNQASPSQDNDVVEVRHENQAASNGAVSSNPPAMPAPPDNKQNNWCAPPPQNQWLVPVMSPSEGFVYKPYTGPCPPAGSILAPFYASCAPLSLPSTAGEFMNSPYGIPMPHQPQHMGVGGPPAMPPMYFRPFSVPVMNLVVSSSAVEQVSRVAAARPNTHVEHHSRSSCNMRNEAVSAGGVWRFHSSRGSELQGSSAASSPFDRQQGQGEARGPAAAAPAAPLPTSSAGNGNAAQQPQVSSGSQENPVAAAARVIRVVPHTARTASESAARIFRSIQMERQQNGP; encoded by the exons ATGAGGAGGGCCGGCGGCAAGGACGGCGGGGAGGACAAGGTCATGGGCCCGCTCTTCCCCAGGCTCCACGTCAACGACACCACGCTCAAGGGCGGcggcccgcgcgcgccgccccgcAACAAGATGGCCCTCTACGAGCGGTTCAGCGTCCCCTCCCAGCgcttcgccgccaacgccgccaacaCCGCCCCAGCCGCCGCCCACCGCCCCGCCGCCAGCTACGCCGCGGTCTCCTCCGCCTCCGCCGGACAG ATTGGTGGGATCGACAGACCTCTCTTTCCATCATTTTGTGTGCCTTCAAACAAACCTGTGCGTTTGCCCGAACACATCAAGACCAACTCGAGTGGGCGGGATGGCCATGCTACATCTGGGAGGCTTTCCACCCTGCTTAAGAGCAAGGACGCCTATGCTGCAGGATCGACTGCTGAGTGTAGTAGTTCACAGCGTAGAGACaataacagcaacaacaacaacaacacgaagaattcttctgggaaGAAGTTGACTCACGATGATGATTTTACGGTTCCTTCTGTCTTCTGCTCTGGAGTGCGCCCTCGCTCCAACCATGAGGAAGTGAGGATCCAAGAGAATTCCACACCCTTCCCAGCTACAAGTCCGTATAAGAGTGGGCCTACGCTGTCCAAACCAACTGCAAAATTTCCCAACACCGACAAGAGGTACCTGGAAGGAAGGAACGCGTCGGACACGAGATCAATGGACTCTCCAAGTATTATCAGGGACAAAGCACCAGCAAACACAACGACAAACTTTTTGGAAGCTGAAGAGAGGACTTCATCATTTCAATTTTCTGCAGAGAAGACAATGGGTAAAAGAGACGACAAAGGCTCTTCGTATAGTAGGGTAAAAGAGACGAGCAGTATAAATGTTTCTGATAAGCAACATTCCCGAAACGAGGGGCATCAGGCTAGAACAAGGAATGAGAATGCTGCTGAGTCTCAGAATGCTCCAAAGGCTGGAAATGGGCCATACTCTACTGACATCGCATGCAACGGCGCTTCTAAACTGTCGGAGAAAGGCCTAAGAGAGACTGGTGAAAAGAGAAAAAGATCAACCGGACATCACGATGTGCAGAGGGATGATTCCTCGGATTCCTCTGTGGAATCTCTGCCAGATCTGGAGATCTCTCCAGATGATGTTGTCGGTGCTATTGGTCCAAAGCATTTCTGGAAAGCAAGAAGAGCTATCGTCAA TCAGCAGCGGGTTTTTGCTGTCCAAGTGTTCGAGCTGCATCGACTGATCAAA GTGCAGAAGTTGATTGCAGCATCTCCACACCTACTTATTGAAGGGGATCCGTGCCTTGGCAGTGCCCTGgtgacaagcaagaagaagacggcTGCAGCCAATGTGGAAAAGCAGCTTCTATCAGCTAAAAGCAAAGACGACGATGATGCACAGCTTACCCTGCAGCAGGCGGAGTACTTGAAAGACAACACTGAAGGAAACCAGGCTTCACCATCTCAAGACAATGATGTAGTCGAGGTCCGGCATGAGAACCAAGCTGCATCAAACGGTGCGGTTAGCAGTAACCCTCCTGCTATGCCTGCTCCTCCCGACAACAAGCAGAACAACTGGTGTGCTCCTCCGCCTCAGAATCAGTGGCTCGTTCCCGTCATGTCTCCGTCGGAAGGGTTCGTCTACAAACCATACACAGGGCCGTGCCCCCCGGCAGGAAGCATCTTGGCCCCGTTTTACGCAAGCTGTGCTCCTCTGAGCCTGCCATCTACAGCTGGGGAATTCATGAATTCTCCATACGGCATCCCTATGCCTCACCAGCCGCAGCACATGGGCGTCGGCGGCCCACCAGCCATGCCCCCGATGTACTTCCGGCCTTTCAGCGTGCCAGTGATGAACCTGGTGGTCTCATCCTCCGCAGTGGAGCAGGTGAGCCGCGTGGCCGCAGCGCGACCCAACACTCATGTCGAGCACCACTCAAGGAGCTCGTGCAACATGAGGAACGAGGCCGTGTCGGCCGGCGGCGTCTGGAGGTTCCACTCGTCCCGCGGCAGCGAGCTGCAAgggagcagcgccgccagcagcccTTTTGACAGGCAGCAGGGCCAGGGCGAGGCGAGGGGCCCTGCCGCGGCCGCACCTGCGGCGCCCCTCCCTACGTCGTCGGCCGGGAACGGGAACGCGGCCCAGCAACCCCAGGTCTCCTCGGGCAGCCAGGAGAACCCGGTGGCGGCAGCGGCCCGTGTGATCCGGGTGGTCCCGCACACAGCGCGCACCGCGTCAGAGTCGGCGGCGCGCATCTTCCGGTCGATCCAGATGGAGAGGCAGCAGAACGGCCCGTGA